One genomic window of Streptomyces sp. WP-1 includes the following:
- the truB gene encoding tRNA pseudouridine(55) synthase TruB gives MTQKHTTPDGLVIVDKPSGFTSHDVVAKMRGIARTRRVGHAGTLDPMATGVLVLGVERATKLLGHLALTEKEYLGTVRLGQNTLTDDAEGEIIASTDASKVTREAIDAGIAKLSGDIMQVPSKVSAIKIDGVRSYKRAREGEDFEIPARPVTVSSFTVYDVRDAVAEDGTPVLDLVVSVVCSSGTYIRALARDLGADLGVGGHLTALRRTRVGPYKLDSARTLDQLQQELTVMPIAEAASAAFPRWEVDAKRARLLLNGVRLEMPEEYADAGPVAVFDPEGRFLALVELHKGKAKSLAVFA, from the coding sequence ATGACGCAGAAGCACACCACGCCCGACGGCCTTGTCATCGTCGACAAGCCGTCGGGCTTCACTTCGCACGACGTGGTCGCCAAGATGCGCGGGATCGCCAGGACCCGCCGCGTCGGTCACGCCGGCACCCTCGACCCGATGGCCACCGGCGTGCTGGTCCTCGGCGTCGAGCGCGCCACCAAGCTCCTCGGTCACCTCGCGCTGACCGAGAAGGAGTACCTGGGCACCGTACGGCTCGGCCAGAACACCCTCACCGACGACGCCGAGGGCGAGATCATCGCGTCCACCGACGCCTCCAAGGTGACCCGGGAGGCCATCGACGCCGGTATCGCCAAGCTGTCCGGCGACATCATGCAGGTCCCGTCCAAGGTCAGCGCCATCAAGATCGACGGCGTACGGTCGTACAAGCGGGCCCGTGAGGGCGAGGACTTCGAGATCCCGGCCCGCCCGGTGACCGTCTCCTCCTTCACGGTGTACGACGTCCGCGACGCCGTCGCCGAGGACGGCACCCCCGTCCTCGACCTGGTCGTCTCCGTCGTCTGCTCCTCCGGCACCTACATCCGCGCGCTCGCCCGCGACCTGGGCGCCGACCTGGGCGTCGGCGGACACCTCACCGCGCTGCGCCGCACCCGCGTCGGGCCGTACAAGCTCGACTCGGCGCGGACGCTGGACCAGCTCCAGCAGGAGCTGACCGTGATGCCGATCGCCGAGGCCGCCTCGGCCGCCTTCCCGCGCTGGGAGGTGGACGCCAAGCGCGCCAGGCTGCTGCTGAACGGGGTGCGCCTGGAGATGCCCGAGGAGTACGCGGACGCCGGTCCCGTCGCCGTGTTCGACCCCGAGGGCCGCTTCCTCGCCCTCGTCGAGCTGCACAAGGGCAAGGCCAAGAGCCTGGCCGTCTTCGCCTGA
- the rbfA gene encoding 30S ribosome-binding factor RbfA yields the protein MADNARAKRLADLIREVVAQKLQRGIKDPRLGSHVTITDTRVTGDLREATVFYTVYGDDEERKAAAAGLESAKGILRSEVGRAAGVKFTPTLTFVADALPDTAKTIEDLLDKARQSDAKVRETSAGADYAGGADPYRKPADDETDGDAAE from the coding sequence GTGGCCGACAACGCGCGGGCGAAAAGGCTGGCGGACCTCATCCGAGAGGTGGTTGCCCAGAAGCTGCAGCGCGGGATCAAGGACCCGCGGCTCGGCTCGCACGTCACCATCACGGACACCCGCGTGACGGGTGACCTGCGGGAGGCGACCGTCTTCTACACGGTGTACGGGGACGACGAGGAGCGGAAGGCCGCGGCGGCGGGCCTGGAGAGCGCCAAGGGCATCCTGCGCTCCGAGGTCGGCCGCGCGGCCGGGGTGAAGTTCACCCCGACCCTCACCTTCGTCGCGGACGCCCTCCCGGACACCGCCAAGACCATCGAGGACCTCCTCGACAAGGCCCGGCAGTCCGACGCCAAGGTGCGGGAGACCTCCGCGGGCGCCGACTACGCCGGCGGCGCGGACCCGTACCGCAAGCCGGCGGACGACGAGACGGACGGCGACGCCGCGGAATGA
- a CDS encoding DUF503 domain-containing protein, with amino-acid sequence MYVGTLSFDLLLGDVHSLKEKRSVVRPIVAELQRKYAVSAAEVDHMDLHRRTIIGLAAVSGDAAHLTDVLDRCERLVAARPEVELLSVRRRFHGDDD; translated from the coding sequence ATGTACGTGGGGACTCTGTCCTTCGACCTCCTCCTCGGCGACGTCCACTCGCTGAAGGAGAAGCGCTCCGTCGTCCGCCCGATCGTCGCCGAACTCCAGCGGAAGTACGCGGTGAGCGCGGCCGAGGTGGACCACATGGACCTCCACCGGCGGACGATCATCGGCCTGGCTGCGGTCTCCGGCGACGCGGCGCACCTCACGGACGTACTGGACCGGTGCGAACGGCTGGTCGCCGCCCGCCCCGAGGTGGAGCTGCTGTCCGTACGCCGCCGCTTCCACGGCGACGACGACTGA
- the infB gene encoding translation initiation factor IF-2: MAKVRVYELAKEFGVESKAVMAKLQELGEFVRSASSTIEAPVVRKLTDAFQGGGSGKSAKPAPRKASPKPAAPSPVQAARPAAPRPAAPKPATPAPEQPAAPAAPSAPAASAPASGPRPGPRPAPRPAPAAPEFTAPPAAPAAQTPQAPAAQGQGQGQGPRPGGARPGAPKPGGRPAQGQGQARPGQGAPRPGGQAPRPGARPSGPRPGNNPFTSGGSTGMARPQAPRPQGGPRPGGAPGAGPRPQAPGAQGGGPRPQAPGGPRPTPGAMPRPQGGAPRPGGPRPNPGMMPQRPAAGPRPGPGGRGPAGAGRPGGGGGRPGGGGFAGRPGGGGGGARPGGGGGFAGRPGGGGGGFGGGPGGGGRPGFGGRPGGPGGRGGTQGAFGRPGGPARRGRKSKRQRRQEYEAMQAPSVGGVMLPRGGGETIRLSRGASLTDFAEKINANPASLVAVMMNLGEMVTATQSVSDETLHLLAGEMNYTVQIVSPEEEDRELLESFDLEFGENEGTEEDLVVRPPVVTVMGHVDHGKTRLLDAIRKTNVIAGEAGGITQHIGAYQVATQVNGEDRAITFIDTPGHEAFTAMRARGARSTDIAILVVAANDGVMPQTVEALNHAKAAEVPIVVAVNKIDVEGADPTKVRGQLTEYGLVAEEYGGDTMFVDISAKQGLHIDSLLEAVVLTADAALDLRANPHQDAQGIAIESRLDRGRGAVATVLVQRGTLRVGDTMVVGDAYGRVRAMLDDSGNTVAEAGPSTPVQVLGLTNVPGAGDNFIVVEEDRTARQIAEKRAARERNAAFAKRTRRVSLEDLDKVLKAGEVQQLNLIIKGDASGSVEALESSLLQLDVGEEVDIRVLHRGVGAVTESDIDLAMGSDAIVIGFNVRAAGRAAQMAEREGVDVRYYSVIYQAIEEIEAALKGMLKPEYEEVELGTAEIREVFRSSKLGNLAGVLIRSGEVRRNTKARLLRDGKVIAENLTIEGLRRFKDDVTEIREGFEGGINLGNFNDIKVDDVIATYEMREKPRA, translated from the coding sequence GTGGCTAAGGTCCGGGTCTACGAACTCGCCAAGGAGTTCGGTGTCGAGAGCAAGGCCGTCATGGCCAAGCTCCAGGAACTCGGTGAATTCGTCCGTTCGGCGTCTTCGACCATCGAAGCGCCGGTTGTACGCAAGCTGACCGACGCCTTCCAGGGTGGTGGCAGCGGCAAGTCCGCCAAGCCCGCCCCGCGCAAGGCCTCCCCCAAGCCCGCCGCGCCCTCCCCGGTGCAGGCGGCACGTCCGGCTGCCCCGCGGCCGGCGGCTCCCAAGCCCGCGACGCCCGCCCCGGAGCAGCCGGCGGCGCCGGCCGCTCCGTCGGCTCCCGCGGCGTCCGCACCGGCCTCGGGTCCGCGTCCGGGCCCCCGGCCCGCGCCGCGTCCGGCCCCGGCCGCCCCGGAGTTCACCGCTCCGCCGGCCGCTCCGGCCGCCCAGACCCCGCAGGCCCCGGCCGCACAGGGTCAGGGTCAGGGCCAGGGTCCGCGTCCCGGTGGCGCCCGTCCCGGTGCCCCCAAGCCCGGTGGCCGTCCGGCCCAGGGTCAGGGTCAGGCCCGTCCGGGCCAGGGCGCGCCGCGTCCCGGTGGCCAGGCCCCGCGTCCGGGTGCCCGTCCCTCCGGCCCGCGTCCGGGTAACAACCCCTTCACGTCCGGCGGCTCCACCGGCATGGCGCGCCCGCAGGCGCCCCGTCCGCAGGGTGGCCCGCGTCCCGGCGGTGCCCCCGGCGCCGGTCCCCGTCCGCAGGCGCCCGGCGCCCAGGGCGGCGGTCCGCGTCCGCAGGCTCCCGGCGGTCCGCGTCCGACTCCGGGCGCGATGCCCCGTCCGCAGGGCGGCGCCCCGCGTCCCGGCGGCCCGCGTCCGAACCCCGGCATGATGCCGCAGCGTCCCGCTGCCGGCCCGCGTCCCGGCCCCGGCGGCCGTGGTCCGGCCGGTGCCGGTCGTCCCGGCGGTGGCGGCGGTCGTCCCGGTGGCGGCGGCTTCGCCGGTCGTCCCGGCGGCGGTGGCGGCGGTGCCCGTCCGGGCGGCGGCGGCGGTTTCGCCGGTCGTCCCGGTGGCGGTGGCGGCGGCTTCGGCGGCGGCCCCGGTGGCGGCGGTCGTCCCGGCTTCGGCGGTCGTCCCGGCGGTCCCGGTGGCCGTGGTGGCACGCAGGGCGCCTTCGGCCGTCCCGGTGGTCCCGCGCGTCGCGGCCGCAAGTCGAAGCGGCAGCGTCGCCAGGAGTACGAGGCCATGCAGGCCCCGAGCGTCGGCGGCGTGATGCTGCCGCGCGGCGGCGGCGAGACCATCCGTCTCTCCCGTGGCGCGTCGCTCACCGACTTCGCGGAGAAGATCAACGCCAACCCGGCGTCCCTCGTCGCGGTCATGATGAACCTCGGCGAGATGGTCACCGCGACGCAGTCCGTCTCCGACGAGACGCTGCACCTGCTCGCCGGCGAGATGAACTACACGGTTCAGATCGTCAGCCCCGAGGAGGAGGACCGCGAGCTGCTCGAGTCCTTCGACCTGGAGTTCGGCGAGAACGAGGGCACCGAGGAGGACCTGGTCGTCCGTCCGCCGGTCGTGACCGTCATGGGTCACGTCGACCACGGTAAGACCCGGCTCCTCGACGCCATCCGCAAGACGAACGTCATCGCGGGCGAGGCCGGCGGCATCACCCAGCACATCGGTGCCTACCAGGTCGCGACCCAGGTCAACGGCGAGGACCGCGCGATCACCTTCATCGACACCCCGGGTCACGAGGCGTTCACCGCCATGCGTGCCCGTGGTGCCCGGTCGACGGACATCGCGATCCTGGTCGTCGCGGCCAACGACGGCGTCATGCCGCAGACGGTCGAGGCGCTGAACCACGCCAAGGCGGCCGAGGTGCCGATCGTGGTCGCGGTCAACAAGATCGACGTCGAGGGTGCCGACCCGACCAAGGTGCGCGGTCAGCTGACCGAGTACGGCCTGGTGGCCGAGGAGTACGGCGGCGACACCATGTTCGTCGACATCTCCGCCAAGCAGGGTCTGCACATCGACAGCCTCCTGGAGGCCGTCGTCCTCACCGCCGACGCCGCCCTGGACCTGCGTGCCAACCCGCACCAGGACGCGCAGGGTATTGCGATCGAGTCCCGCCTGGACCGCGGTCGCGGTGCGGTCGCGACGGTCCTGGTGCAGCGAGGCACGCTGCGGGTCGGCGACACCATGGTGGTCGGCGACGCGTACGGCCGAGTCCGCGCGATGCTGGACGACAGCGGCAACACCGTCGCCGAGGCCGGTCCGTCGACGCCGGTCCAGGTCCTGGGCCTGACCAACGTCCCGGGTGCCGGTGACAACTTCATCGTGGTCGAGGAGGACCGTACGGCCCGCCAGATCGCGGAGAAGCGTGCGGCCCGTGAGCGCAACGCGGCCTTCGCGAAGCGCACGCGCCGTGTCTCCCTGGAGGACCTGGACAAGGTGCTCAAGGCCGGCGAGGTCCAGCAGCTGAACCTGATCATCAAGGGTGACGCTTCCGGTTCGGTCGAGGCCCTCGAGTCCTCGCTGCTCCAGCTGGACGTCGGCGAAGAGGTCGACATCCGCGTCCTGCACCGCGGTGTCGGTGCGGTCACGGAGTCCGACATCGACCTGGCCATGGGCTCGGACGCCATCGTCATCGGCTTCAACGTCCGTGCGGCCGGCCGTGCCGCGCAGATGGCGGAGCGCGAGGGCGTCGACGTCCGGTACTACTCGGTCATCTACCAGGCGATCGAGGAGATCGAGGCGGCCCTCAAGGGCATGCTCAAGCCGGAGTACGAAGAGGTCGAGCTCGGTACGGCGGAGATCCGCGAGGTCTTCCGCTCGTCCAAGCTGGGCAACCTCGCCGGTGTGCTCATCCGGTCCGGCGAGGTCCGCCGCAACACGAAGGCCCGCCTCCTGCGCGACGGCAAGGTCATCGCGGAGAACCTCACCATCGAGGGCCTGCGTCGCTTCAAGGACGACGTCACCGAGATCCGCGAAGGCTTCGAGGGTGGTATCAACCTCGGAAACTTCAACGACATCAAGGTCGACGACGTCATCGCGACGTACGAGATGCGCGAGAAGCCGCGGGCGTAA
- a CDS encoding YlxR family protein encodes MSGRTHAGARPERTCVGCRERAAKNDLLRIVRSEDECVPDPRGTLPGRGAYLHPALVCLDQAVRRRVLPRALRAPGALDTKALRRYVEQATVAEQATP; translated from the coding sequence GTGTCTGGCCGGACGCATGCCGGAGCACGCCCTGAACGCACCTGTGTGGGGTGCCGGGAGCGGGCGGCCAAGAACGATCTCCTGCGGATCGTGCGGAGCGAGGACGAATGTGTCCCCGATCCGCGCGGTACGCTGCCCGGCCGGGGTGCGTATCTGCACCCCGCCCTGGTCTGTCTCGACCAGGCGGTACGCCGCCGGGTGTTGCCGCGGGCACTGCGCGCCCCGGGAGCGCTCGACACAAAGGCGTTGCGCCGATACGTCGAGCAGGCAACAGTTGCCGAGCAGGCAACGCCGTAA
- the nusA gene encoding transcription termination factor NusA, translating into MDIDMSALRGLVREKEISFDLLVEAIESALLIAYHRTEGSRRHARVRLDRQTGHVTVWAKEDPEDLEEGQEPREFDDTPSGFGRIAATTAKQVILQRLRDAEDDATLGEYAGREGDIVTGVVQQGRDPKNVLVDIGKLEAILPVQEQVPGETYPHGQRLRSYVVRVAKGVRGPSVTLSRTHPNLVKKLFALEVPEIADGSVEIAAIAREAGHRTKIAVRSTRSGLNAKGACIGPMGGRVRNVMGELNGEKIDIVDWSDDPAEMVANALSPARVSKVEVVDLASRSARVTVPDYQLSLAIGKEGQNARLAARLTGWRIDIRPDTEQPAE; encoded by the coding sequence GTGGATATCGACATGAGCGCCCTGCGGGGCTTGGTCAGGGAGAAGGAGATCTCCTTCGACCTGCTGGTCGAAGCGATCGAGTCGGCCCTCCTCATCGCCTACCACCGCACCGAGGGAAGCCGCCGCCACGCGCGCGTACGGCTCGACCGGCAGACCGGTCATGTGACCGTGTGGGCGAAGGAGGACCCCGAGGACCTGGAGGAGGGGCAGGAGCCGCGGGAGTTCGACGACACCCCCTCGGGCTTCGGGCGCATCGCCGCCACCACCGCCAAGCAGGTGATCCTCCAGCGGCTGCGCGACGCCGAGGACGACGCCACGCTCGGCGAGTACGCGGGCCGCGAGGGCGACATCGTCACCGGCGTGGTCCAGCAGGGCCGCGACCCGAAGAACGTGCTGGTCGACATCGGCAAGCTGGAGGCCATCCTGCCGGTGCAGGAGCAGGTCCCCGGCGAGACCTACCCGCACGGCCAGCGCCTGCGGTCGTACGTGGTCCGGGTCGCCAAGGGCGTGCGCGGACCCTCCGTGACGCTCTCGCGCACCCACCCGAACCTGGTGAAGAAGCTCTTCGCCCTGGAGGTGCCGGAGATCGCCGACGGTTCGGTGGAGATCGCCGCCATCGCCCGCGAGGCCGGCCACCGCACCAAGATCGCCGTCCGCTCCACCCGCTCGGGCCTGAACGCCAAGGGCGCCTGCATCGGCCCGATGGGCGGCCGGGTGCGCAATGTGATGGGCGAGCTGAACGGCGAGAAGATCGACATCGTCGACTGGTCGGACGACCCGGCGGAGATGGTGGCGAACGCCCTGTCACCCGCCCGGGTGAGCAAGGTGGAGGTCGTGGACCTCGCCTCCCGCTCCGCCCGGGTGACCGTGCCGGACTACCAGCTGTCGCTGGCGATCGGCAAGGAGGGGCAGAACGCCCGCCTCGCCGCCCGGCTCACCGGCTGGCGCATCGACATCCGGCCCGACACCGAGCAGCCGGCGGAGTAG
- the rimP gene encoding ribosome maturation factor RimP has translation MSTTQSERLRELLEPLVTSQGLDLEEIALDSVGRKRVLRVVVDSDSGADLDAIADVSRALSAKLDETDAMGDTAYDLEVGTPGAERPLTEHRHFVRAVDRLVKFQLAEDGELVARILAVDEEGLDVEVPGVKGRKATTRRIAFPEIAKARVQVEFNRKDTKDKKEEEA, from the coding sequence ATGAGCACCACCCAGAGCGAGAGGCTGCGAGAGCTGCTGGAACCGCTCGTCACCTCTCAGGGGCTGGATCTCGAAGAGATCGCTCTCGACTCCGTCGGACGCAAGCGGGTGCTGCGCGTGGTCGTCGACTCCGACTCCGGGGCGGACCTGGACGCGATCGCCGATGTGAGCCGCGCGCTCTCGGCGAAGCTGGACGAGACCGACGCGATGGGCGACACCGCGTACGACCTGGAGGTCGGAACCCCCGGCGCCGAGCGCCCCCTCACCGAGCACCGGCACTTCGTGCGCGCCGTGGACCGGCTCGTGAAGTTCCAGCTGGCCGAGGACGGCGAGCTGGTCGCGCGGATCCTGGCCGTGGACGAGGAGGGCCTCGACGTCGAGGTGCCCGGCGTCAAGGGCCGCAAGGCCACCACCCGCCGGATCGCCTTCCCCGAGATCGCGAAGGCCCGCGTGCAGGTCGAGTTCAACCGCAAGGACACGAAGGACAAGAAGGAAGAGGAGGCGTAG
- a CDS encoding ferritin-like domain-containing protein produces MSDDGDKTELTAFQAALAAEHAAVYGYGVVGGRVDDRRRGEAKAAYDAHRARRDALAREVRDLGGRPVAASAAYALPFAVRDPADAVRLAARLEQRVAGVYADLVRSTAGARRTSAAEALREAAVRAVGWSGRSVAFPGLAERAGEGTGTGTDAGTGTETAAGADTATGAGAAGATPSGSASAVR; encoded by the coding sequence GTGAGCGACGACGGCGACAAGACCGAACTCACCGCGTTCCAGGCCGCGTTGGCGGCGGAGCACGCGGCGGTGTACGGGTACGGCGTGGTCGGCGGCCGGGTGGACGACCGGCGCCGCGGCGAGGCGAAGGCGGCGTACGACGCCCACCGGGCCCGGCGGGACGCGCTGGCCCGCGAGGTGCGGGACCTGGGCGGCCGGCCGGTGGCGGCGAGCGCGGCCTACGCCCTGCCGTTCGCGGTGCGCGACCCGGCGGACGCGGTACGGCTCGCCGCGCGCCTGGAGCAGCGGGTGGCCGGGGTCTACGCCGACCTGGTCCGCTCGACGGCCGGCGCGCGGCGCACCTCGGCGGCGGAAGCCCTGCGGGAGGCAGCGGTGCGGGCGGTGGGCTGGAGCGGACGGAGCGTAGCCTTCCCGGGGCTCGCCGAACGGGCGGGCGAGGGGACGGGGACCGGCACGGACGCCGGGACCGGGACGGAGACGGCGGCCGGGGCGGACACGGCGACCGGGGCGGGGGCCGCGGGCGCGACGCCTTCAGGGTCCGCGTCGGCGGTCCGCTGA